The Macadamia integrifolia cultivar HAES 741 chromosome 3, SCU_Mint_v3, whole genome shotgun sequence genome segment TAATGGTTGAGACACAATGTAATAATTAACAGAGGTGAAAGGGCATAGACCAACTTCATGGATTGAGATCCTCTCTGATGGTTCTGCTTTTAACGATTCTTCAATCTGTTGTATGCACGTATCGGTTTGTATGTCGATCACCTTGGGTTATGTGAACTCAGGTGTTCGGCAATTGGGCTGCATGCATATGAAAGGTTGGAGGGAAAATCattggagatgatccaaatggTTGTAACCGTGAATGGCTATAAAAGTATGATTAGCCcttagcctctctctctctctctctctctctctctctctctctctctctctctctctctctctcctgcgtGCATGCCATTCTCTAGAATGATAGGGTAGGCTGAAACCGTTAGTTTTGCTTGGCTTTAGTTAAAGGAGAGAAATAGTACTTGGAGAACCCTATGGAACCTTAAATCATGAACTATGAAACCATGGGGCCATGCCAAGAGAAAATGTAAATATTGTTGGAGAATTACATAAAAATTCTTAAAAGATGAAACTTTTGGACTTTGAATAATAGAAACCTAACATATCATAAATAACATACAATTAGGTGAGAATGGGGCTTAGCATATCATGCTTTACTAATTATGCTTGGCAATTGTTCCTGTTATTTTGGTACTTTATAAATGCATTTAGAACttgtaatctttttatttttttaaaaaaagtttTCCTACACCACAGCAGGATGAAGGCAAATGCATCCATCTATGGTCATAAATGCTTTGCCCCCTATTGTATGAAGTTGATAATACCCTCCCACTTTCACCCAACACCCTTTGGCCTTTGCACACCATATGAACTTCTTGGTTGATTGTGAGTGAAGGAAAAACTACCATATTATTTTTTCGGTCTTTTGTCTTGTTCGAAAAATTTTCTATTAAAGATAAAATAGGGTTTTCATAGTAATTTGAAGGTAAGATACTGTCACCATGTCTCGCGCCCTACACTAACACGGAAGTCAATGGGAACGCACATAAAGACATTAACatagttgaaattttttattttacgaaGAACAAGTTGTTAATTTTGCATGCTCATATGGCACACAAATCATATGatactttttttccccctaatttGAAAGTGAGTCAATATTGTATAATCATCAAAAGTTGTAACACAATAAAGAGTTATCATCAACTTTTTACTATAGgttgatatttttttggggtaaaatgaGGTAGAgcattaaaaccctaaatcggGATATTCTTTTCGGGCGATCATTCTCTGCAATGATACGATGAACATCGAATGACCAATGACATCTTAACACGTGTGCTCTTAAAATTGTCACAACCATTCAATATTCATTGCATCACAGTAGTCATTGGAGAGGATTTTCACgcatcattttctttcatccaCGTTGTAggaaaacttttgaaaatccttttatTTTGTCAAACTTTTGGTTAAACTAACTATTAATTTTCGACCAAATTTTAGCAGTGTGGTCACCACGTTCCAACACGTACCACCACTCCCACCAAAGCAGCAGTGGAGGAGAGGCTAGGTATTTGTTAGAGGCTTCACTCCACTTTTTTACTTCCTGACAAATATTTGCTAGAGGTTCGCGTTCGAGCGTACACGAACGCATGATATTGTAGTAGATGTTTGAGGGAAAGCTAGTTTTGCTTCTCCGTTCTAAGCCTTAGCTACCTTCTTCTACATCTACATATTTTTCCCTAAATAttgaaaaggagagaagaaatggGTATGATGCGTCGGGTTTCGCAGGTTTCTCTCATTAAAATGTCCTTGAAGTACCGTGTTCGTCAATTTTCGGCTCCCATTTCTTCGTTTGTTCTCAAACCCTCCTCCACAATTTCAACTGGATTTGTTTCTGGGTCCATGTCGACTCCTAAACTGGAGATTTTCGATCAGCCCATCTCGAAATTTCACTCATTGACACACACAATCAGTTCAGGTCCTTCGACCCATCtcaaaaatcatgaaaatctgAGGAAATTTAGTGACGAAGCTGCCCCAAGCTTTGATTCGAGTAAAGAGATTGATGAGATTAATCTCAAGTTCGCAGAAGCTCGAGAAGAGATCGAGATGGCTTTGGAATCAAAGGAAACGGTTTACTTCGACGAAGAGGCGGAGAGTGCTAGGGAAGCTGTGAAGGTTGTCTTGGATATGTTCGAGGGTCTATTGGCGAAGTTACCTGAGAACGAGAGGGCTTCGGTGCAGAGGTTCATGGGACTAAAGATCGAGCAGTTGAAAGCTGAGCTTGAACAGTTGAACGATTGAGCAGGTTGGTTAGTTGGGTCTTTAGCATAaatcatttcttttgttttttcctttttatttcatctttctttctctatgaTGAGGTGAGTATCGTCTGGGGCGAAGGATTGCTGCCTTTGGCAAGCGGCTTATGTTGGAATGTATCAGATATTATTAATCTGCTTTGGCAGTTtggatttttctatttattgtcAATGAAGATTTGAATGTTATTTTCCATGGAAACTTTTATACTTCTGGTCCGTATTTATCTGTTAATATGCCCTTTCATCACCATGGATGCTGCTACGAGTAGATGTGCTCGGATGTTCTTTATATGCATCAGTCCTCTGAAGGGTTAACTGTTCATACATCCGGTTACACTACTCTGTTATgttgttttattaggaaaaaTCGACGAATAATTGCCTGGCAATGCCATGTTTTTCCCTCtgctatttcttttttaattgacACAAATACACTTGCCTCTTGTTCTTGCATTTGCTGGGAAGGTTTCTATATTGGTCAACAAGTTGTGTTATTTTAACATCACATTATATCTATAAGGGGGTTTTATTAGgaggggaaagagaagaaaagtcaTAGCAAAATATAACATAGGCGGGGTCTGTAGAGTATGGATAAAGGGAAAAGCTCTTCAAAACAGTGTTGAAGAGATGGAACTCTTAGATCATATGGAGAGAGTAGTTTTATGCTCACATTTTCCATTAGACGCAAACTTGAAATACCCTCTAGGTCCTCAATTTACTATCCCCAGTAGGCCATTATATCCAAGATTGTCATCAAAATTTCAGATAACACTCTATGAGGGTTTTCTAATACACAGGAAGCCCTTCTCTCTGTTTCTGAATATGTCAGACAAGCTGTGATTACCAAACCATTTGTCAATGGATAAGACATTAGGAACCTTAGTTGTGTACTGGTCCTATCTGATCCTTCAAAAGACACCTCAAATCCTTGAATATTGTCTACTTCTCAATCACCTATCTGAGCCTTCAAACAACACCTCAAATCATCGAAGGTTGTCTACTTCTCATTATTACCTGTTTTCCTCAAATTTTAGAAAATGATTTCCAATCTCATTAGaaatacttcctttcccttaaTCTTCTGGGGTCAAATGCTGATACAACTACATTTGTAAGATTCCATTACAACCTCTTGTCTTCTatctaatgtagaactagaatcggcAAACCAACCTAGTCCCAAAACAGCAGGATACTCTCGAAGAACAAACACAAGTCAAATTAGGATAATAGCACAACAGATCAGATTACAAGAGAAATCAGACCTGAAACAGTTGAAGCTATTGAACCAAATACTAGGGTTTCTTTGATCAGATTGGGACCGATAACAGGGGCTTACAAGACTTCAAATAGGTCCAAATCAACTTAATACCATGAACCAAAGTCCACGAGAACAGTAGGAACTGAACCAGATCTGTCAATTTCAGTTCTGCTTTGTcacaggtcactaaaagacaagaaaagggagaatttttaaatcTCTCAAACCACTGGTCAGAAAGAGCTCCCCTTTGGGTCGAGTTCTTCCCCAGGTAGGACCTATCTTTGatccaaatttcagcccaaactgATGGCTGAAAGTGTTTCTGGCAGCAAGGgatcaaataggaaaaatatgaaGATTTTCTGGACAGAATTGAGAGAAAAGTGATTTAACTAAATACCTATAACAGTAGATCAGATTTGGATCACCTTgagtatggaagaaaagagggagataacTAGAAGAGAACCTCTTATGCTTCACACCGCAGAGAgttaattggatcaaacaccaattccatcagccttgatcaaacacaagacaaatctccatgtagaagacaatagcaacaaccattaatttttttatcaaaatcatctaggcctttaggagcctcctcttctttatttataatgttaatgggggaggaaattacaaaatagaaggttcctaagAAAGGAAACCagatattctcctaatacaatagctactaaaaactgaaattagaaactaactgaaattagaaactagttgaaaaaggaaactaactactaaggacttgactcaattaataacttgactcataaggaaacaaatataactcaaatcaagcccaactagaaaggaaactaatgaaaatggaaactaactagtaatcccgtactcaatcttagagccccctttttagacccataaaagtggtctattacactcaaaacacatgggatcaaaagcctaacatgtatggaacccaaccctaggcttattcctaataaaacaagcctattttggtaattaatctgcatcactatCTATATTCTTAGAGTATGTTCTGAGTTCCTGTTGTTCTCCACCTCAGCTTTTCCAGGTTTATTAGGAAACTCTTCCATAATCTTTAGcatattctctttttcttgctcGACCCCTTTGAAGGATACCGCAGTTTATTGGCCgattttattgtattttgaaCAACCCATTCAACAGGATCAATAGGATCTCCTGATTCCTGTAATTTTTCTTGCCACAAAGATGAGGATTGAGTCTTAGTTGTAATATCCCCTGAGATCCTTGGTCAATAGGGCCAAGGGTGATCTCGAATTCAGGCTACAAGAGGAGAACTGAAGCATTTTTTTGTAAGCCTTCTTTCTAAACCTTAACCTTCATCTCCTTTTAGAAGGCTTACAAAAGAATGATTCAGTTATTTGTGAGATGGACAAGGAGGCTTCATTTTAAAACCTGGTGGAATATGAGAGCTTGcctaattcaaatttgaaagagattgggaattttttttaatttctggtGAGTATTTAGCAGATCCATCTGTCAAATCAGCTGGTAAGCTGTTCTCAGGGCTTTGTTCAGTCTCTGCTTAGTCAGCTGCTGTAAAGCTTTGTTGGCACTTCTACTAACTCATTCTTTTTTTCCTGAGCCTATAGCTGATTGTATCATAGATGAGACATCCTTCATCTTTCCAAGAATTGTGACAAGGAAGGGGCACCAATAGATCTGCAgaaaatgtgtgaaaaatgttttACGATTTGGCCATGAGAAAGGACTGCTTTCCTGGACTGGTTTCAATGGAGAAATGACTTCATCATGGTTGATGATTTTGATGGCATTGGGATATCAACTATGTCTGAGGGCCTGAGATTGATCCAAGCAAACCGCAGATCAGATATGTTTCCTTTATGTTTGCTTTGCAATTTCAACCAGTTGTCCACCATTGTTCGCAATTGGCACCAAGATTCAACAAGTCCATAAGTGGCAAGGAGTTCATCAGAATCCATCAGCATCGTCAGCATTGTCGAAGAGCATCATTGCCAGAGTTTTGATGAAAGATAGAGCCAACAGTGGAAATAGTTTTTGCCATAGTTGTCACTTGTCACTGCATctaggcaaaccaaggcggtcAAAAACTAAGATAACACCAACAGGGTGCCTAGGCGACCAAAGCACCCATCCAGAAAAAGCCGCCTGGACACCTAGGCGACTCCTTGATAACTGTGGTCTTTGCAGATCGATTTGAGTGAGGCATGTTTACCAAATTTGCATACTTCTTCAAGTCCAGAGAAAAAAGAATGCCCCATTCTGAGAGAAGACTTTTGAGTGAGAGATTTCTCTTCCCATAAATTTCTTGATCATACCTGTAATAATGTCCCAAGATATTCAAGGGAGATGTGGTTGCAGATTCCCGCTTTGCGTCGTACACTAAAAACATGATTTCTTGTGAAGTAGGAGGTCTTGAGTATAGAAACCACCTGCTGGAAAACTTGCAGTAGAAATTGTTTCCCCTGAGGGTTGAAGGGAATTAGCTACCATTTTCCAAGCTTTTCAAGCTTGGTTTATTCTTAAGATAATGTTTAAGGAGTTCTTGAAATTCCACCATCCATTTGATGCAGTCCCTCTTGGGATAATGATTGAAAGATTTACACGCTATCTATCATCTTTTCAATCAAGTTAGAATTCTTCTTTGGTCAAAATGAGATGCGTGATCCATGCATTTTAATATCCATTCGACACAGTTGTCCTCGATCCTATTCTTTTTAGAAGTCCTCTTCCTCTTTCAGCGATATGCCCATGAAAATGACTTCCCAGATTTCCtcaaatataaataattttttatccatTGATACAATCCAATCTTCTTACCGGTGACAATTTTCAATCTAGttcctctttttttcattcaactGTTTGGAATATTTTGAGAGATTCCCTTGAATATAATTGCTGATGAAACTGCACATGTATTTCTTTTCAATACTGGCACAAACTAGAAATTGTGCTGTATTTTGACTTTGGATTTCATGGGAGTAGCTCTGTTTCTAATGTCTGTGAGTGCATGACTNNNNNNNNNNNNNNNNNNNNTTGATTGTGAGTGAAGGAAAAACTACCATATTATTTTTTCGGTCTTTTGTCTTGTTCGAAAAATTTTCTATTAAAGATAAAATAGGGTTTTCATAGTAATTTGAAGGTAAGATACTGTCACCATGTCTCGCGCCCTACACTAACACGGAAGTCAATGGGAACGCACATAAAGACATTAACatagttgaaattttttattttacgaaGAACAAGTTGTTAATTTTGCATGCTCATATGGCACACAAATCATATGATACTTTTTTCCCCCTAATTTGAAAGTGAATAAATATTGTATAATCATCAAAAGTTGTAACAAAATAAAGGATTATCATCAACTTTTTACTATAGgttgatatttttttggggtaaaaggAGGTAGAGCATTATAACCCTAAATCGGGATATTCTTTTAGGGTGATAATTCTCTACAATGATATAGTGAACATCAAATGACCAATAACATCTTAACACGTGCGCTCTTAAAATTGTCTCAACCATTCAATATTCATTGCATCACAGCACTCATTGGAGAGGATTTTCACgcatcattttctttcatccaCGTTGTGGGAGAACTTATGAAAATCCTTTTATTTTGTCAAACTTTTGGTTAAACTAACTATTAATTTTCGACCAAATTTTAGCACAGTGTGGTCACCACGTTCCAACACGTACCACCACTCCCACCAAAGCAGCAGTGGAGCAGAGGCTAGGTATTTGTTAGAGGCTTCACTCCACTTTTTTACTTCCTGACAAATATTTGCTAGAGGTTCGCGTTCGAGCGCACATGAACGCATGATATTGTAGTAGATGCTTGAGGGAAAGCTAGTTTTGCTTCTCCGTTCTAAGCCTTAGCTACCTTCTTCTACATCTACATATTTTTCCCTAAATAttgaaaaggagagaagaaatggGTATAATGCGTCGGGTTTCGCAGGTTTCTCTCATTAAAATGTCCTTGAAGTACCGTGTTCGTCAATTTTCGGCTCCTTCTTCGTTTGTTCTCAAACCCTCCTCCACAATTTCAACTGGATTTGTTTCTGGGTCCATGTCGACTCCTAAACTGGAGATTTTCGATCAGCCCATCACGAAATTTCACTCATTGACACACACAATCAGTTCAGGTCCTTCGACCCATCtcaaaaatcatgaaaatctgAGGAAATTTAGTGACGAAGCTGCCCCAAGCTTTGATTCGAGTAAAGAGATTGATGAGATTAATCTCAAGTTCGCAGAAGCTCGAGAAGAGATCGAGATGGCTTTGGAATCAAAGGAAACGGTTTACTTCGACGAAGAGGCGGAGAGTGCTAGGGAAGCTGTGAAGGTTGTCTTGGATATGTTCGAGGGTCTATTGGCGAAGTTACCTGAGAACGAAAGGGCTTCGGTGCAGAGGTTCATGGGACTAAAGATCGAGCAGTTGAAAGCTGAGCTTGAACAGTTGAACGATTGAGCAGGTTGGTTCGTTGGGTCTTTAGCATAaatcatttcttttgtttttacctttttatttcatctttctttctctatgaTGAGGTGAGTATCGTCTGGGGCGAAGGATTGCTGCCTTTGGCAAGCGGCTTATGTTGGAATGTATCAGATATTATTAATCTGCTTCGGCAGTTtggatttttctatttattgtcAATGAAGATTTGAATGTTATTTTCCATGGAAACTTTTATACTTCTGGTCCGTATTTATCTGTTAATATGCCCTTTCATCACCATGGTCCATGGATACTGCTTGGGGTAGATGTGCTCGGATGTTCTTTATATGTATCAGTCCTCTTAAGGGTTAACTGTTCATACATCCGGTTACACTACTCAGTTATgttgttttattaggaaaaaTCGACGAATAATTGCCTGGCAATGCCATGTTTTTCCCTCtgccatttcttttttaattgacACAAATACACTTGCCTCTTGTTCTTGCATTTGCTGGGAAGGTTTCTATATTGGTCAACAAGTTGTGTTATTTTAACATCACATTATATCTATAAGGGGGTTTTATTAGgaggggaaagagaagaaaagtcaTAGCAAAAAATTACATAGGCGGGGTCTGTAGAGTATGGATAAAGGGACAAGCTCTTCAAAACAGTGTTGAAGAGATGGAACTCTCAGATCATATGGAGAGAGTAGTTTTATGCTCGCATTTTCCATTAGATGCAAACTTGAAATACCCTCTAGGTCCTCAATTTACTATCCCCAGTAGGCCATTATATCCAAGATTTTCATCAAAATTTCAGATAACACTCTATGAGGGTTTTCTAATACACAGGAAGCCCTTCTCTCTGTTTCTGAATATATCAGACAAGCTGTGATTACCAAACCATTTGTCAATGGATAAGATATTAGGAACCTTAGTTGTGTACTGGTCCTATCTGATCCTTCAAAAGACACCTGAAATCCTTGAATATTGTCTACTTCTCAATCACCTATCTGAGCCTTTGAACGACACCTCAAATCATCGAATGTTGTCTACTTCTCATCATTACCTGTTTTCCTCAAATTTTAGAAAATGATTTCCAATCTCATTAGaaatacttcctttcccttaaTCCTCTGGGGTCAAATGCTGATACAACTGCATTTGTAAGATTCCATTACAACCTCTTGTCTTCTATCTATAATCTTAGAGTATGTTCTGAGTTCCTGTTTTTCTCCACCTCAGCTTTTCCAGGTTTATTAGGAAACTCTTCCATAATCTTTAGcatattctctttttcttgctcGACCCCTTTGAAGGATACCGCAGTTTATTGGCCgattttattgtattttgaaCAACCCATTCAACAGGATCAATAGGATCTCCTGATTCCTGTAATTTTTCTTGCCACAAAGATGAGGATTGAGTCTTAGTTGTAATATCCCCTGAGATCCTTGGTCAATAGGGCCAAGGGTGATCTCGAATTCAGGCTAAGAGGAGAACTGAAGCATTTTTTGTAAGCCTTCTTTCTAAACCTTAACCTTCATCTCCTTTTAGAAGGCTTACAAAAGAATGATTCAGTTATTTGTGAGATGGACAAGGAGGCTTCATTTTAAAACCTGGTGGACTATGAGAGCTTGcctaattcaaatttgaaagagATTGGGAATTGTTTTTAATTTCTGGTGAGTATTTAGCAGATCCATCTGTCAAATCAGCTGGTAAGCGGTTCTCAGGGCTTTGTTCAGTCTCTGCTGAGTCAGCTTCTGTAAAGCTTTGTTGGCACTTCTACTAACTCATTCTTTTTTTCCTGAGCCTGTAGCTGATTGTATCATAGATGAGAGATCCTTCATCTTTCCAAGAATTGTGACAAGGAAGGGGGACCAATAGATCTGCAgaaaatgtgtgaaaaatgttttACGATTTGGCCATGAGAAACGACTGCTTTCCTGGACTGGTTTCAATGGAGAAATGACTTCATCATGGTTGATGATTTTGATGGGCATTGGGATATCAACTATGTCTGAGGGCCTGAGATTGATCCAAGCAAACCGCAGATCAGATATGTTTCCTTTGCAATTTCAACCAGTTGTCCACCTTTGTTCGCAATTCGCACCAAGATTCAACAAGTCCATAAGTGGGAAGGAGCTCATAAGAATCCATCAGCATCGTCAGCATTGTCGAAGAGCATCATTGCCAGAGTTTTGATGAAAGATAGAGCCAACAGTGGAAATAGTCTTTGCCATAGTTGTCACTTGTCACTGCATctaggcaaaccaaggcggtcAAAAACTAAGATAACACCAACAGGGCGCCTA includes the following:
- the LOC122074369 gene encoding embryogenesis-like protein, whose translation is MSLKYRVRQFSAPISSFVLKPSSTISTGFVSGSMSTPKLEIFDQPISKFHSLTHTISSGPSTHLKNHENLRKFSDEAAPSFDSSKEIDEINLKFAEAREEIEMALESKETVYFDEEAESAREAVKVVLDMFEGLLAKLPENERASVQRFMGLKIEQLKAELEQLND
- the LOC122073089 gene encoding embryogenesis-like protein translates to MGIMRRVSQVSLIKMSLKYRVRQFSAPSSFVLKPSSTISTGFVSGSMSTPKLEIFDQPITKFHSLTHTISSGPSTHLKNHENLRKFSDEAAPSFDSSKEIDEINLKFAEAREEIEMALESKETVYFDEEAESAREAVKVVLDMFEGLLAKLPENERASVQRFMGLKIEQLKAELEQLND